The Musa acuminata AAA Group cultivar baxijiao chromosome BXJ3-6, Cavendish_Baxijiao_AAA, whole genome shotgun sequence region CTTGTGCAGACAAGTTTTCAAGTATTATAGGGTTGCGCAAGCGATTTGTGACATTTTGTACCAGTCTATACGAGTCAGGATTCACAAAACCAACAGTCAACCAGAGCATGACCCAAGAATTTTGTTTGGCTCGATCTAGTATGAGTTGCGTTGCTTGATAAACTTATTGTACTAGTCTTATCCAATGGTAAACAGTTTGGTACCGAGCTGAACCAGCCGGTAAGCTAACTGCCAAATACTTATAATTCAAACTgctgtcttttttttctttttctttctctcgtGTTCCATCACAcacattctctttctcccctCTACCACCTATTCGTCCCTGTCGCATCACTGTCGCCGCCTCCTCCGTCTCTCAACATCGTTTGCTCCTCATTCGGATCACTCCTCCTCCTTTTATCCATAAGCCTTCTCCTCTGTCTcctttttctccttctcttccacgtCCTcccaaatttctttttctctttggtcCATGCAATACTGATTCATTCCAAGTGTGTGTATATTGATCCATCCAAGACCATATTGGCATGGGACAGAGATTTTAAACATTATAAGAACAAAAGAATAATTTCAACTAATCCAACATGACTTATACATATTATTTTGAGTTTATTTAGTTTTATAAGATAATTTCTATCAATGTGGTGTAGCTGTTACATATAATTTTTGAGTtatttagttttatctttgaattGGCATTTGAAATATCAGATTATGTATTGGGATGCAAAGGATTCTGCATATTCAATTTCCAGGATTTAATGTGGTCAATGTCCTCTATTCTTAATAATTCCAAGTTTATTAACTTTGAGGTTCTGTTTCCAGTATAGAAATGTTGTGTGGTCCTGACGGTGAACTGCCTGAGAAGTTGAGGAACTTGGAACCTCGTCTTATTGAACATGTAAGTAATGAGATAATGGATAAAGACCCTAATGTCCGGTGGGATGACATAGGTAATTAGATACAGTCAAATTTTTTGTCTTCAGAAATTGCCAATCCTATGATATATTCTCACCATTGTTTTAATTCAGCTGGCTTGGAGCATGCTAAGAAATGTGTGACAGAGATGGTAATATGGCCTCTTTTACGTCCTGACATATTTCATGGTTGTCGTTCTCCAGGAAGAGGTCTACTGTTATTTGGTCCTCCTGTAAGTATATTTTAGTCAAATAAATGCATATCCTACAatagcagcatcaaattctaacTGAATGCTACATGATTATAGGGAACAGGTAAAACAATGATTGGAAAAGCCATTGCTGGAGAGGCAAAAGCAACTTTTTTCTATATATCAGCAAGTTCGTTGACGAGCAAGTGGGTACGTAAAATGGTGGTGCTtgatttctttttgtttatttactattaattaaaaggttttgcCTTTTTAAATATTGTGGATAATGATTTTATACTGATTTGAAAGATGATCATTGCTTGAAGTTTGCTACATCACATCCTGACTTGAGTCTCGGACAGACTGATGAAGCATGTGTGAAGGGGGAAACAGGGTGGTGCATCATGAAATGTGTTTCCTGATGTGTGTCAATACCACCTTTTGGGGTTCAAGTCTTTAGTTAAGATGAGATTTGAGTCATTCGGTGGCTGTAACTATGAACATCATGCACTTCTGTCTTTTGGAACTATGTTGGTTAAATTTGAACTGTTATGCAGATCTCTTTTTATAGTCAACTTGGACCACTTTCTCTGGGAAGAAATAGTGTATGTAAAAGCTCATGTACCGGATAAATTAAATTTGTTTTGTGAATAAACATCATTCTGAACAAGAACTCTGTGTAATAAGCACAATTATTCATCAATTATAATGTTCTTGGATAGTACATATGCATCTATATTTATGGCTAGATTTAGGGTTATATCTACAGCTACATTAATATGCGAGACACATTAAAAATGCAAGAACTATCAATTTACAACTCACTGTTTAGACATCTTTTCTTGATAAATTGTTAACCAAGGTGCTGATACAATATGAAAAGTAACAGAAATTAGTAATTCACTGGATAATTTTTCATGATCTTCTTTGTCAAACTTTATTTGCTGCATGTTCTTTGCTATTAAATTTCTTATTGCACAATGGAATATGCACAAACATATTATTTCATGTGAGTTTTTGTTATATTGAGTGCTGTAGATTGGTGAGGGGGAAAAGTTAGTCAGGGCACTTTTTGGAGTTGCCAGCTGTCGTCAGCCTGCTGTCATATTCGTGGATGAAATAGACTCCCTATTGTCACAGGTATTGTCTGACAGATTGAATTATATTTGAATAGAAATTTGATATTTCCTAACATTTCTTTTTACCACAGCGAAAGTCTGAGGGTGAGCATGAGTCAAGCAGGCGACTTAAAACACAATTTTTGATTGAAATGGAAGGATTTGACGGTGGAAATGATCAAATTCTGCTAATAGGTAATTTAATATTTGGTCAGGACGTTACGGCTTGTCGTATATGGCAACTTTGTTTTCTTAGTGTTTGCAAATGTTTGTGCTCTTTTTTTGGTATCTTCCATATATAATTGCTGCAAATTGGAAAACAAGTAGCTATAGTAATTCTGTTTTGGACAATGGTTTGAAAAACAATGCAGGAGCtactaataggccgcaagagcttGATGAAGCTGCTCGCAGGCGACTAACTAAACGGTTATATATACCTCTTCCATCATCAGgtgattttctttttcttggttttattggatatattcttaaaatattttgaaacattgcaAACCTCTATAAAATCGGTTTGAAGAAGCAAGAGCCTGGATTGTTCGTAATCTTTTGGAGAAGGATGGGCTCTTCAAGCTTTCAGAAGAAGACATAATTGCAATCTGCAAATTAACTGAAGGTAATTAGTGAAATTAATTGTTCACCATAACACTTACCTGCAACTTGTTGTCTTATAAGCAGACATTTTTGAGCAATTTTGTTATTTCTTCAACCTTTCAGGTTATTCAGGATCAGACATGAAAAACCTTGTAAAAGATGCATCTATGGGGCCACTTAGAGAAGCTCTAAGACAGGGCATTGagattacaaaacttagaaaagagGATATGCGGGCAGTTACCCGTCAGGTAAAAAAATCTGCTTAGTCAAGTGTTTACATTTTGTCATGTTGGTTCGATGCAGGCAATTTATTTTTCCATCAAATTCATACACATTGTGAACAAACTCTTTTGATGAATACCATTGTATAGGATTTTGAGTATGCAATGCAAGAAGTAAGACCTTCTGTTTCCTTGACTGAATTGAGTACCTATGAGGAGTGGAACAGACAATTTGGGAGCTTATTGATTTAGCCATCTGATTAACAACATGCGCTGGGAACAGTAAGTAGCAGATGGTGGGCCATCTCAAATCAGCTTATTTTTCTTCTGTcatattttattatgaaatagtGTTTGCAGTTCTTCTAGTTCATTTGCAGTAATCTGGATTCTTGTTTTTCAACTTTGAGTTTCTAATTGTTGTCCCATAAGAGTGCAACAACCTTTGTTTGTCTTCTAACCTTAATAAAGAGTACTTGTTGTAGGAGAACTAAATATGAATTTCATGTTACAATGGCAAGATTGAGTTTTATGATATAATGGCCTAGATTAACTTTTAGTTTGCAGGGAATTGCCACTTCCAGCTGTTGTTGGATCCATGATATGCTTTAAGCTCTTTAAACAATCTTACCCGTAGATGTGTATCTGTAGGGGTCTTGCAATTATTTGTGTTAATAGCAATTTACATGTATGAGAATCAGCCTTAAGGAGATTTTGTTTCTGTTGATCTCCAGAAAATTGAAGTTACTTGGGTGTGGTGGCTTGGCTTGCATTGAATTTAATTAACAATATGCTCACTTGAGTTTGTAGATTTCCAGTAATGTATTACGCAATCCTTATATCAATGCTCACATCATTTTTGCATAGAGATGACCAATTAGGTTGTGTTATTGTAGATATTCCTGATGTAGCTTCGGGCATATGCAATACTGATTGACTGTGTTCAAAGTTTCACTTTTTTGCCCAAGTCAAAACATCATGATTGGAACATCGGTTACTAGTGGTCAAGAGCAAATTGGTTGGGTAAGTGTTGTATGGCTCCAAGAAAGTCCTGCTGATCACCAACTCTCTAGTTGTTCTCGTTGATAATTCCTGTTAATCATTGCAGATGTTTTACCCTTATCACTCCAAGATTTGCATCTGGTTTTATCATCTGGTAATCTTTCCTTTTAGAGTTACTTGGAGCAAATGATTTGAAGTGAATTGCTAATGAATGGACAACATTAAGCAAATGACACTTGGTTTCATGATTTGTAGCTTCTTTTTGAAGGGCAACTCTTTAATTCCTAACTCATTTGACTGCAATCTATGTTAATTCTCTTATTCAGAAGTTCAGaccctctctcttttttttttctgtctatTTGGGTTATACAGGTGACTTCTGTTCTTCAATGGACCAAATGCTGACGGAAGCAAGATAAGGAAGAACACATCATACTATGCAAGTTTTCCTTCCAAGCACGTTGTATCAAAAGCTTCCCGTGGAAGGCTATTTGTAAGCCACACTCGTCTCCTTTTAGCCTCTACTTTCACGTGCATATTTCTGTCGTTGTAGATTAGCTCCTCCCAACTCTTCTGCGTCAAGGGTTGTCAACATCCACTGATCTATCCAACCTTTCCATGCGAAGCCGCGAAGTAAACCGTAGTCCCTAGAGCGATGTGTTCGTCGCTGCATCACTACATCGAGTGATCACCTCTCAGCTGACGGTCCCAAATCAACACGTGACTGCAAAAACAGTCTCGAGACTTGAGGAAAGATATCGATAAGGGATGATATAGTGGTCCATAAAAGATGAATCTAAGACGGCACCAGTGGTGCTGTGACACATATATGCACACAGCATTTTTCTTCACACCGATGGACGGTGGCCGGAACTGGGATTGACTTCTCCAGTGCCAGCCAAACAGTCGCAAGGGCACTTGATATTTTCCTGTGATCATATCGCTATCACAACGTGAAAATATTTAGTATCTCCGGGCCTTTTGGTTATGGAGTATCAACATTTTCTACGTGCAAAGCCTAAAATAACGGCTGTGCACTTTTCAGTCTCTGTTTTCTGCCGCATTCTTTTCTCGAACCAAAACCACGTACTGACAGTATCGGTGTTTCCACGTTTAGTAGTGTCATATTGGCATGTGTCGCTATAGAGCTCTCGATGGCAGAGTTTATTGAGATACATAGAGAGAGAAACACGTGCATGATGACACATCATGCTCCTGTCTATGCCCGCATTCGAGCTAACATGGACTGCGGTGGTTGGAAGGAACGCTGCCGGCCCTTCAGCTATGAACTTGTACTTTTTATATTGATTTAAGGTGTGGTATATCACGCGCATCTTTATGTCATTTATTTTTAACACTCTGATTAgtcttatatttaaaataataaaattaaaattaatttataaagatACGAtaaatgtattattattaattttaacttaaatattttgattaatgattGAAATTTAATAAAGTTGATAAACCAATTACTCCATCAAACCTAAATCGTGATAAATGATATTAGAGTCAATTTAATATTGAggtataataaataatttaaatagaaaataattaTTCGTTGAGAAAGTTAAAGGATTCACTATTGTCAATTTTAATCTAAATATCTTGATTAGTGATCTGAATTTAACGAAATTAATAGGTTAGCTAGTTTTATATTACACATGCATCCAATTAGTGTGTGAATCTAAACAAAATATAAAGTTCAATTTGAAGGTGTCCAAATTTGGACTCAATCTTTTATGCTCACATTTTCCATTTCCAGTGCTCGATGGAGCACAAGTTCTGATGCCATCTATGCACGttgttatattatattttttcaaataaaataaaaataaaattgatttgcCATCATGATGTTATATTATACCCGACTCGAGGTGTAATGTAAAGGGCGCACGTGATGCGCAATCGAAAGCGGAGTGTCTTGGCCCGATCACCTTCGCACGTGCTCCGCAAAAGCCAATTGCTGCTTGAATCACATTCATGACTTAAATCACGACATGTACTCCGAGTGGTCCACATATGCTCCTCTTGTGGTGCGTGCGCTTGACCATTGCCGATATCGTTTCTCCGATCGTGGCTTACATTCCGGCTTTAGTTGCGACATGAAGCGTACCCTCTCCTCTCCCTATATAAGGCAACAGAATCCTTTCTCTTCCCGTTGTCTCTCAACCGACACCTGACCTCAAATCTCTCTCTTCTATAGAACAAAAGCCTTCGTTACCACACTCAATGGCCATTGCCATCCCATTcctgttttccttcgtcttcttaTTCTTGCTGGTATTGAGGCTTCTCTCCTCTTCTGCTGCTGTTTCTTCTTCGTATGGCCCCAAAACGCACCCCGTCATCGGGTGTCTGATTCGGTTCTATAAGAACCGGCACAGGCTCTTGGACTGGTACACCGagctcctcgaggcctcgccgacGCAGACGATCGTCATGCGCCGCCTCGGGGCTCGTCGGACCATCGTGACTGCCAACCCCGAGAACGTCGAACATGTACTCAAGATCAACTTCCCTAACTATCCCAAGGGCCGGCCCTTCACCGAGATCCTCGGCGACCTCCTCGGTTGCGGCATCTTCAGCGCCGACGGCGAGCTCTGGCACACTCAGCGCAAACTCGCTAGCCACGAGTTCAGCACCAGGTCCCTGTGCGACTTCGTCGTCAATGCTCTCGAGTTCGAGACCGGAGAGAGGCTGCTACCGATCCTGTCGTCGGCGTGCGCCCACCGCGGCGTGGTCGATATGCAAGAGCTGCTCCGCCGCTTCGCCTTCGATACCATTTGCAAGGTCTCGCTCGGGACGGACCCCGGCTTCCTCGACGCCTCGTTGCCCGAGTCCCCACTCGCTGATGCTTTCGAGGTCGCCTCGGCCATCAGCGCTAAGCGAGGGGCTGCACCGGTCTTCGCGGTGTGGAAGGCCAAGCGCGCGCTCGGCCTCGGCTCCGAAGGCCAGCTTCGTGCCGCGGTGAAGCTAATCCATGCATCCGTCATGGAGATAATTAGAACGAGGAAGACGGAGATCAAGAAGGGCACGCAGCACAACGACCTCTTGTCGAGGCTCATCGTCGGAGGCCACAAGGACGAGGTGATCCGCGACATGGTCATCAGCTTCGTGATGGCCGGGAAAGACACGACCTCCGCCGCTCTGACATGGTTCTTCTGGCTCCTCTCGTGCCATCCCGAGGCCGAAACGGAGGTCGCCAAAGAAGCGAAGCAAGCCAAAGGGCGATTAGACTACCACGCACTGAAGGATATGAAGGTGTTGGAAGCGTGCCTCTGCGAGTGCATGAGGCTGTACCCGCCGGTGCTGTGGGACTCCAAGCACGCAGCCTACAACGACACGCTGCCCGACGGGACTCGGATCAAGAAAGGCGATCGAGTGACGTACTTCCCCTACGGCATGGGGAGGTCAGAGAAGCTATGGGGGAAGAACTGCATGGAGTTCGACTACAGGAGGTGGTTGTCGGAGAGCGGGGAGTTGGTGCGACAGTCGCCGTTCAAGTTCCCGGTGTTCCAAGCCGGGCCAAGGGTCTGCTTGGGGAAGGAGATGGCCTTTGTTCAGATGAAGTACGTCGCGGCGTCGGTGCTCAGACAGTTCGAGTTGAGGAGGGAGGAGAGCGCGAAGCAGAGGCCGGCACTGGTGCCGCTGCTGACCGCC contains the following coding sequences:
- the LOC135640219 gene encoding cytochrome P450 94B3-like, whose translation is MAIAIPFLFSFVFLFLLVLRLLSSSAAVSSSYGPKTHPVIGCLIRFYKNRHRLLDWYTELLEASPTQTIVMRRLGARRTIVTANPENVEHVLKINFPNYPKGRPFTEILGDLLGCGIFSADGELWHTQRKLASHEFSTRSLCDFVVNALEFETGERLLPILSSACAHRGVVDMQELLRRFAFDTICKVSLGTDPGFLDASLPESPLADAFEVASAISAKRGAAPVFAVWKAKRALGLGSEGQLRAAVKLIHASVMEIIRTRKTEIKKGTQHNDLLSRLIVGGHKDEVIRDMVISFVMAGKDTTSAALTWFFWLLSCHPEAETEVAKEAKQAKGRLDYHALKDMKVLEACLCECMRLYPPVLWDSKHAAYNDTLPDGTRIKKGDRVTYFPYGMGRSEKLWGKNCMEFDYRRWLSESGELVRQSPFKFPVFQAGPRVCLGKEMAFVQMKYVAASVLRQFELRREESAKQRPALVPLLTAHMAGGLHMVVEKRGEMESICSL